Genomic segment of Ignavibacteriales bacterium:
GATTTTATACGACCTAATCAATTTAGTTCGCCGGCAGGTTGTGCGATCGACAGCAAGCGACTCGATATTTTTATTACTGATGCAATAAAAGATAGCGTGTTCAAGTTTAACAGCAAAGATGGAAAATTCAAAAAAGAATCATTTGGGAAATATTGGACGAATGGGCGAATGAAATCACCTATGGGCGCTGCCTTTTTTGATAAGACATTGTACATCGCGGATTCTACAGCAAATTGTATTTTCCGCTTCAAGCTTTCTACCGATTTCTAATCTCGTCTGAACGAATAAAATTGTTCGATGTTGATGTTTGTACCGATTTATAATTTATTGTGGTTACAACATCAATGCGATCGGTTTTTCTACCAGAATTTTAAGATCGTGCAAGAACCGCGCAGCGACGGCTCCATCAATGATGCGATGATCAGAGGAAAGCGTTACCTTCATTGTGTGCCCGACAACAATCTGTCCTTTTTTGACGACGGGCTTTTCAACAATAGAACCGACAGCAAGAATGGCGCCTTCAGGTGGATTGACGATGGCAACAAAATCTTCAACGCCGAACATTCCAAGGTTGCTTATGGTAAATGTGGCGCCTTGATATTCTTCCGGTTTTAGTTTGCGGCTGCGTGCGCGTTCTGCGAGGTCATGTAATTCTGAATTGATCTGAAAAACAGTTTTCTGCTCGCAATTCCTCAGTACAGGAGTTACCAAACCCTCGTCAAGTGCGACAGCCACGGCAATATGCGCTTCGCCAAACTGGCGCATCGTATTTCCTAAATATGTAGCGTTCATGTTGGGATGCTGCATCAATGTGCTCGCAATAGCTTTTACGAGAATGTCAGTAAAGCTGATTTTGGTTTCAGTCGCGGCGTTCAGTTGTTCACGGAAAGACATCGCCGGTTCCATATCGATCTCTACCGTGACGTAGAAGTGCGGTACTGTTTGTTTGCTTTCCTGCATTCGTTTTGCAATCGTTTTTCTGATGAGCGAAAGTTCTATATCGCGATAACCGCCGGGAATAATCGGAGATGGAACTTTGGCAGATATTGTTTTCATTCCGCCAACAAGAGGTTCAATATCCCGTTTGACGATACGGCCTTGCGGTCCGCTTCCGGTAAGAGAACGAAGTTCAATTTTGTTTTCTATGGCAAGCCGTTTTGCGAGCGGGGATGCTTTCAGGTGTCCGTTCGTTACACTGGAAAGCGTGTTTAACTGGGAAGGTGAAGAAGATAGTGTCGTCGGCGCTTCTTTCTTTGTTGCTTCGAGGTTCGTCGGCTGCTGCGAAATTGAAGGGGTTTCACTCAATAATCCGGTAATATCTTCATTTGCATTGGCGATGATGCCAATAGGAGCGCCGATACCTGCTTTACCTCCATCAGGAACTAGAATTTTGCGTAACACACCGGAATCATACGCTTCCAATTCCATATCTGCTTTATCAGATTCAATCTCAACAAGCGTTTCTCCTTGCTTAACTTTTTCGCCTTCCTTCTTAAGCCATTTGAGAATGATTCCTTCATTCATCGTATCGCTTAATTTTGGCATCAAGATTTTAGTAGCCATGGATTCCTCACTTGTTGTTAATCAAGATACATTACTTTGCGCACTGCACGGATTACTTTCTGAATATTCGGCAGTGAAGCTACTTCAAGATTATGTGCATAGGGGAGAGGAACATCTTCCTGCGTAACGCGCTCAATTGGTGCATCGAGATAATCGAAACATTGGTTGCTCACCTCGTGCGATATTTGTGCACCGACTCCAGCAAACGGCCAGCCTTCTTCTACAATCACTAGCCGATTTGTTTTCTTCACTGAATTGAATATTAATTCCCAATCCATCGGTTTTATTGTACGAGGATCAATGAGTTCGACACTGATATTTTCTTCAGCCAGCCGGTTGACGGCTTTCGTTGCGATATGCTGGAGGATTTTTGACCAAGAAACGATAGTCACATCTTTTCCTTCTCGTACAATATCTCCAACTCCAAATGGAATTGTATATTCACCATCCGGAATTTCACCTTTCTCACCGTACATTACTTCGCTCTCGATGAAGATGACAGGATTATTGTCTCGAATAGCAGTCTTCAATAATCCCTTTGCATCTCGCGGAGTCGAAGGCATAACAACCTTCAGTCCGGGAAAGTGTGCATAGAGGGATTCCAGCGCCTGTGAGTGAGTTGCTGCGAGATTATGTGCAGCACCGCCGGGACCACGAAAAACAATCGGTACATTAAAATTTCCGCCGGACATGGAAAACATTTTAGCAGCATTATTGACGATTTGATCAAAGGCGATTAGAGAAAAATTCCAGGACATAAACTCAACAATGGGGCGAAGGCCGACCATTGCAGAACCGATGCCGATGCCGGTAAATCCTGCTTCTGCTATCGGCGTATCTATTATCCGCTTTGGCCCGTACTTCGCAAGCAATCCCTGGCTGACTTTGTATGCGCCGTTGTACTGCGCAACTTCTTCACCCATGAGAAACACGCGTTCGTCACGCGCCATTTCTTCATCCATTGCTTGGTTTAATGCTTCACGATAACTTACAACAGGCATTAATTATTCTCCACATGAAAAAGAAAACTCTCTGTCAATACAACAATCAACACATAAATCACAAATCACAATAAATAAAACACAAACAAACAAAAAAAGAAAACTCTCAATTCTAAATCAAAAATATTGTATTCTCACATTCGTTTACTCAGCATAGACATCTGTATAAAGCTCTTTAAGCGGCGGTTCCGGACTATTCTCCGTGAATGCAACGCAGTCATCCACTATTATTTTTATCCGTTCTTCTGCTGAATCGAAATACGCTTCTGAGGCAAGATCGGCATCAGTGAGAATGTCCATAAACATTGTTATCGGGTCCAATTTCTTCTGGGCTTCGACTTCTTCCTTCGTGCGATAATGGCCATGAATCGGATCTGACATGGAATGACCACGGTAACGGAACGTTTGCACTTCAAGCAAACTTGGTTCATACGTCTTACGGGCATGATCAACTGCCGCTTGAACAGATTGATAGACTTTTAGTACGTTATGGCCTTCTTCAATTACTTGATTGCGCATGTTATATGCAGCCGCTTTCAGATGAAGCTCATCGACAGCGGAGGCACGATCAACGGCAGTTCCCATCCCGTACTTATTATTTTCGATGATATAGATGACGGGAAGTTTCCAGAGAGCTGCAAGGTTGAGAGCTTCGTGAAACTCGCCAATGTTCGTTGCACCATCTCCCATAAAGCACAAGCAAACACGTTTTTCATCACGATACTTACTTGCAAACGCAGCGCCCGCTGCTAACGGAATGTGACCGCCAACGATGGCGTGTCCGCCAAGAAAATTCTTTTCGCGGCTGAACAAATGCATCGAACCGCCTTTTCCTTTAGTTGTGCCGGTGCTCTTGCCGAGAAGTTCTGCAAGAATGCGACGTGGGTCGAGCCCCTTGGAAATCGCTAATCCGTGATCGCGATAGGCGGTAATGACGTAATCGTCTGAATTAATCGCACCAATGGAACCTGTTGCAATTGCTTCCTGTCCATTGTAGAGATGGCAAAAACCGCCAATCTTGCCCATACCATACAATTGAGCGCACTTCTCCTCGAAGCGGCGAATGAGAAGCATCTCGTCGTACCACTTGAGGAGAATTTCTGTTGAGAGACCGAGAAGGTCATTTTGCCTACGTATTTTCGATTTTATAGGGTTCATTTCAGACTGAAGAATATTCATAGAGTATTCTGACATTCCTTTGTTCTAACACATAAATATAACACAAAGTTGCAGAAAAGGAAGGAGGAGGGAATGGTTGGAAAAAAAAAGGGACGCTCACCTGAACGTCCCTTCTAAAATAACTACCCTTCATTCCCGGCATGCATCATATCGGGAAGAAAGTGCAAGTATAACGGCATCATTTCATTAATGACATCTTCCGTACCTGCATGAAGGATGTTTTGTCACCATCGATTGGTTGGGCCGAAATACGCAAGAGATACATTCCACTGGCCATATTCGAAGCGTTCCAGATGGTTTGGTAATGCCCTGCACTCTGCTCGCCGTTGATCAACGTGGCAATTTCCTGACCTAGAATCGAATAAATCTTTACGGTCACAATGCTGCGATGCGGCAGCGCATATTCAATTGTTGTAGACGGGTTGAATGGATTCGGATAGTTCTGACTCAAACTGAACTCTGTCGGAATCACAGCATCCATTCTCTCAACCGACATAGGTGCATCGGTGCCGTCGTACTTAATCGGGTTGGTTCTCCACGGAGTCATATTATTTGTTGCAATAAATTGTAGTTTATTATCTGCTAAAAACTTGACCGTGCCGAGGTACTTCGGCGTTTGGTACACTGCATCCGCCATAACTGCAGCCCATTCAATGGTTGCCTCACGACGCGCGTGGCCATCGTTGTCATGAATACAGATCGACATACCGAAAACACTGTCTTTTGCAACAGAGACCTTTTCAGTGGCGCCAATGGCTGACCATTTCATTGCAAGCTCAAATGCGTAACCACCAGGGATGATTGTTCGAACCCATTGCTTTGATGTCGAATCTGTAATAATATTCAAACTATCCGCTTGAATTACGCCAGGAGTTGCCTTGCCTAATGCGGTAAAACGGGCCTGCCAACACGAATTTCTGACACTATCTTTTGCTTGAGGATCGAACGTCATTTCCATTTCATCTTCTTCCCATATGTTTGGGGAATTGCCGGAGAGTGTATCATCTTTCACTTCTGCATACAGATAGAACCATGTTGTATCCCATGCTGTCCAAACCTTCGCTGATAGATCAGCATCGTTCCTCGGCGCACCGTTTGCATTGTAGGCACTTGATCTAATCTGGAGGTACCCGTTAGAAGGACCAGTCAAAGTATTATAGAAATCGTCCTTTATTCCATCTACGACAATAATTGGCGGAGGAGGTGTCTTTGTAATGTCGTTTGTATCGCGCGGACAGATTTCATAGCCATTGTTCGGTGGTGTGCTTGATGAGTATTGACTCACAAAACCGACAACATTAATCGGGTAGATTGGCTCTGCCATAGTAATGTTCGCGTCAAGATCAAGGAACATTTGCATAGTGTCCGCTTTACTTGCATTCATAACGTATATACTCACATTCGAAGGTGCGGCAGGCCATGTACCGCTTGCCTTGGAAAGATCATCAAGTTCAATCAACTGTCCTTCATAATTCTCGGCATTCGTTACAAATTGATGAAGCGACAATCGTTTCGGAGCAGGGACAATGGCATTATGCTTCAGTATTGTGAAATGAGCATCGTCTAGTACGAGTAGAGAAAGCTCAACCAAGCCCTTGTACTGCTTCACTATTCCGATGACTCTGACAGAATCACCAATCGCGTAGGTTGTTGCTGATAATCCATAGGCAAATACATCGATACCTCCTGTCGAATCCTGAATAAAATAGGAAGTCTGGCCGGCAGAGGCTCCCATATTGGGAGTTGTGATGATGCCTACACACACTAACGTATCGCCGGTGGCAACATGATCGGCAATATAGTCGCCATTAAGATCTTTTCTTGCTTCGGCGATTGATACAGAAGAGGTACCAATTCCGACTACCTTCACTGTATCTGCAACTTCAGACACATTGCTGAAAAAAACGAAGGAAGACGGTATTGATCCGTTCACAGTTGGTTTAAAGGTGATGAAAAATTTCTGCGATGCATTAATATCCAACCTCGCCGTTGTCGGTGTAATGGTATACGCCGTGTCTGCCGGGTTTGATAGAGCAACATTTGAAATAATAAGAGAATCATAGCCAATATTCGTAACTACTAAACTATCCGTTTTTGATTGTCCAAGAACCAAAAGGCCAAGATTCATTGCCGTCGGTGTAACTGAGAAGAGCGGTTCCTTGAGAATACCATTTCCTTCGACGGTTAAAGTATCTTGTTTTGATGGAGCATTATGATAGAAAACAATTTTTCCTGTTTCCGCTCCTTTGGCTATTGGATTAAATGTCACTGCGAATTTCGTTGTGGATGAAGTATCAATATCGGCACTGGTCGGCGTGATGGTGAAAAGAGTATTGTTTGATCTCACCGAGTCGATGACAAGATGCGCAGTCTCACTGGCATTTGCAATGGCAATAGAATCCGTTTTAGTGGAGTCTTTAAAAATGTTTCCGAAGTTGAGACTCTTAGGCGTCATTGAAAAACCGGCTTGTGTACCCGAACCAGACACCGCTACCGTATTGGGAGAAGTTGGGTCATTGCTGACGAACACAATATTTGCAGAACTTGGCACTGCACTCGCCGGTGTATATGTCAACGCAAATTTTTGCGAAGCCTTGGGTAAAATTGTAGCAGCGGTTGGCGTAATAACAAATACAACATCACTCGAAGAAACCGATGTGATATCAAGTGTACCATAAACACTGTTGTTTTGTACGGTGATTGTATCGGTTGTGCTTACTCCAACATCCTTTTTTCCGAAATCAATACTCGCTGGAGCAATTACAACTTTTGGTTCCAGAACTCCATTCACACTGTTTGCCCAGGACGTGCCTATACGAATGCCATCAATGAAGAGTCTCGGAGCGCTTGCCACGCCGCCTTGGCGAAGCGTAATATATCCCAAATTTTTCGTGTCACTTTTTGTTTTATCCTGATATGCATTGATTTCTGCAGTCGATGGTTCAGTTGTGATGTCGGTACCGGACGGTAAAATCATAACGCTGATGAAATCAGAATCTGCGGCAACAAACGTGTACTTAATCACTGCGAGATAAGTCGTATTGAGCGAAAATACTGTTGTGCCATATGTCGCAGTCTCGTTACTTTTGCTTACGCCTACGACAAATCCTGCACCGCTTGACTTTATGAACGTCCTTGCGTAATAGTTCGTCTGTGCTAAAGATGAAGATAATGCTACAAAATAGTCACCTGTCGCCGCCTTCGTAACGTTAAACATGAATGATAGATAAACTGAACCTATGCTGTCGGGTGAAAAATTCTTGTAGTCATCTTGTCCGGTTGTGTCAATCAAGACTGCATCACCAACCCCGGAACTCACATAACCTGTGAATGTGACATCAGGGGCTGATACAATCTTCAAAGGTAATGTCGTTGTTGCTCCGCTTTGTGTCCACCCCGCACTTGTCAGGGCAGTTCCGACTGTTCCGGTAAAATCTTCAATCAATACTTGTGCCGATGCGTGTATAGTGAAAACCACAAACGCGCATATCAGCAAAAAGAAAATAGTGATAATACGTCTCATAAAAAATCTCCTTAATAAATTGATGAGATGGTGACTAAAATCTTACGGGTTAAATAAGATAAAAACATCGGTTAAAAGCAAGATACTATGAATAATTTTAAAAAAAGATAATATGCAAAAATCCTGTCTATACTATACATTTTCGCGAGATTTATTTCAGGTTGAGGAGTATGAATGGAATATTCTAACATGACTATCTTCTAGCATATAAAGATTGCACAAAGTTAGAGAAAAAGAAGGAGAAGGAGACGAAAAGAGGAAAGTGAAGGTCAATGCCGATACAGGAAACGTTGACAGGCAACACATCGGGGGAACGATAAAAGGCACTCCTTTGTTTAATACTTTAAGTTTGCAGCAGTGTTCATTCTATTACGCACTCGGAATGTATTGTTAAAGAGAGTGTTGATTCTTTCATTCATATTCTCACAGGAGGTAGTAATGGATAGAAAAGAATTCTTGACAACAGTAGGAATTGGCGCGGTAGCAGCAATATGCACTTCTTGCCTCGCTGCTTGTAAGCCTCTCGATAATCCTACAAGCCCACCGACAAATCTCGACTTTACTCTGAATCTGGCGGATCCAGCAAATAGTGCTTTGAAAACAAATGGCGGATATATTTATAAAGATAATATCATCGTGGCGCGGATTTCAGATGGATCATATGTGGCGCTCAGTTCCGTTTGCACACATCAAGGAGGCACTGTTGCATACGAGATTGGAGCAAATAGATTCCATTGCCCAAATCATGGCTCCAATTTTGCGACAGACGGTTCTGTCATTAATGGACCGGCAGGCAGTCCGTTGGTGACTTATAAAACATCTCTTCTTGATGCAACATCATTAAGAGTATTTTCCTAGGTTCATCCGATGGAGAGAATGATTTTCATTAGTAAAGTTGCATCAATAATCTGATTTCATCATTTCATTGGGGAAAAAATGAAACACATCGTCCTTTCTATCGTTGTTGCTTTGTTCAGTATCCAGGTGTTGCAAGCTCAGGAGTACACATACCTGCCTGACTTGAAAGATCAACTGCTCTATGGTGGTCCATTAGAACTACAAACTGATTCTCTCCCGCAAATACCGAAGCGCAAACTCTTACCGGATAATATGAGCTTTATGGAAAAGGGATTATGGGGCGAGAATGGGTTTTTTCGCAGCGCTGGCCTGGCTGCACCTTTGACGCCTGAATCGCGAAAAAGCGAACTCGCACTTCGCCGTACAATGCTTGTTGCTCATCAAATCGGTGGATTTGTAACATTGGGATCGATGATCACAGCAGCGTATTTTGGACAGAAGCTCATCGATGGAAATTATGGATATCGCAGAAACCATCAGTATGCTGTCACTGCAACAATTATTTCATATTCCGCAACCGGTTTACTCGCCGTGCTCTCGCCACCTCCCATGATTCGTCGCAACGAAATGAGCACAACCACAATTCATAAAACATTGGCATGGGTACATTTTGCTGGAATGGTGTTAACTCCAATTCTTGGAGCTTCTATCGGTAGAAATGCGACAACTTCCCAGAAAGCCCATTTTCATCAGGTATCTGCCTACATCACAACTGCGGCACTTGCCGCGTCTCTGATCGTTATTACTTTTTAGCGAGGAACACGTATGTCAAAACTTTCTATGATAATATTTTTATCATTTGGAATTTACATTGGTGCACACGCACAACCCAAATGGGCGGAGGTTATCAAAGACGAATCTTCGGTCACGTATCATCTCTCTCATCTACTGCATACCATAGAAGCTGTCAGTAAAGATGTGATATATCGGATTGAAATCGATGCATTGAAGAAAGAAATAAAATCCGTTTCGGCTCAGGTGGATGTCACCACGTTCGATAGTGGTAATTCAAACCGGGATTCACACGCCATGGAAGTTATCGATGCTATCACGTATCCAAATGCTACATTCTCTAGTACATCGATTATACAGCGAGGTGACAGCCTTACCGTTGCAGGTCAGCTCACATTCCATGGTATTACGAAAGATGTTGTCCTCTTGGGAGTAACAAAATGGTCGCAGAATAAACTCGAAGTACAAGGAGGATTTGCAATAAGCCTCACTGCTTTTCAAGTCGAACGGCCTTCCTTGTTGATGGTTCCGGTCAAGGACGAATTGCAGTTTGCATTGAAAGCATCATTCGTATTGTAACGGTGTTCATGTAGTTGTTTGGGTATGTGATTGGGATGGAGAGGAATTTGAAGGCATGGAAATTCATTTTTACAATATCACACTAAATATATTCGGAGTCTATCAACAAAGGAGAAATATATGAAAAATTTACTCACCGGTGTTTTCATGCTTCTGTTAGCAGTGCAATATTCGTTGGGACAAACCATTTCGTACACAAGCGACGTAAAACCGTTGTTCGATAAGTATGGCTGTACAAACTGTCATGGAGGCAATGGAGGACTCTTTGTTAGTCCCTATGCAAGTCTTTTTACGACAGGAACTCACACACCCGTCGTTGTAGCCGGTGATACGAATAGTGTGCTTGTAAAGAAGATCAAAGGCATCGCCGGTTTTGGCTCACAAATGCCGTTGGGTGGTCCGGTGATGGCGGCAAGTGATTTACAAACAATTATTCAGTGGATTAAAGACGGAGCACCCGAAGCTACAACATCAGTGGACGAACTGGCTGACCTCATGTCGGTTCATTCATTTAATTTAAAACAAAATTATCCCAATCCGTTTAACCCGATAACGACGATTGAATTTACACTCGCGGAAGACAGCAAAGTGTCCTTGAAAATATTTGATGTACTCGGAAAAGAAGCGGCGACGCTGGTGGATGGAGAACTCAAAGCAGGAGTAGTACATCAAGTCACATTCAATGCATCAAACCTTTCATCCGGCATCTATTTCTATCGTTTGGATACGGGTAAAAATTATTTAGTAAAGAAGCTGATGCTGATGAAGTGATCGATCCCTACATTTTGTGTTCTTATTAATTGGTGTTACGCAACCATAAAAAAAAGGATTGTCATTCCCGCGGATTTTAAGTCCGTTTCGATTAGTAAATCGAAACGAGATCTCGACAAAGTCGGACGGGAATCTTACATAAGATGCCCGACTATCCCGATTGATATAATCAATCGGGACGGGCATGACAATATTACTTTATTAAGTGTCATATCTATTGTGCATAACATCAGTTATTAATATGCTTATTTCACTCGGCGGAATAAGTGTAACCATTCTCAAAATCTATAACAATCCTCCTCTTTAGACATAAATTCGCTCATCCCTGGTATGTTGCTGATTCTGATTCAAGAGTCATTGGTTATGTGTATGCATCGGAATTTGTTGAAAGGTTGGCATATACATTTACAAGCGAAGTGACAATTTTTAATGTTTGGCATGCATGCGGGTACAAACCTGCTCGAATATTCCGTTCTCTCCATGAAGTTTGTAATTCTCAAGTCACTTTTGTAGATTACAACCAGTTCTCCTATAATCTGCGCACGGGGAGTAGCGTGTGAAGATTTGCCGTCGTAAGAATTTTCCAAATATAAATGACATGAATGAACTGAAAGGTGGAATCTATGTTTTCTGTTTATCCCGAAGGGATTGATTCCCATAAGCGCAAAAGATAGACAAAGTCTATCTAATCAGTAGTTAGGCGGCATTTTATTAATCATTTTAATCTATCACCACAAGAGGTTATCATGAAATTCAAAATCATTATTTCTCAATTATTCTTTGTGCTCGCTGTTATAATTGCTTCGGGATGTTCGCGCAGTAGTGATGATTTTCTCCAAGCTGGCCGGACTAATGTGATAGACCACAAATACGATCAAGCGCTTAGCAATTTCAATTATGCGATTGAGCTTGATTCTAACAATGCTCAGGCACACCTTGAAAGAGCCCTTATAGCTAACAAAACATCCAATCCGGTGCCCCTGGAGGCAGATTTATCAAAGTACATAGAATTGACTGCGAAGTCTCTGGCGATTGCACACATAGGCAGAGCGTTGGACCGAATGTTGCACCGAACTGATCCTAACGCATCATTGGCAGATCTTAACAATGCCATTGCAATTGATCCATCAAACATTCAAGGTTACCATTTCAAGAGAGAACTGTTAAGCCAACAAGGTGACACGGTTCAATTGAAGGAGTTTCTTAACAGCATAGATGACTCGACGCGGTTAAAACTCTTTCAGAAAGAAAAAATCTTTTAGAATGGAAATACATGCCGCCTAACCAGCGGCTCAAGCTGACCGGATGAGCGTCGCCCGCCGTTAGTTATAGGAAATTGGTCGGCGGGCTAGTA
This window contains:
- a CDS encoding YceI family protein, encoding MSKLSMIIFLSFGIYIGAHAQPKWAEVIKDESSVTYHLSHLLHTIEAVSKDVIYRIEIDALKKEIKSVSAQVDVTTFDSGNSNRDSHAMEVIDAITYPNATFSSTSIIQRGDSLTVAGQLTFHGITKDVVLLGVTKWSQNKLEVQGGFAISLTAFQVERPSLLMVPVKDELQFALKASFVL
- the pdhA gene encoding pyruvate dehydrogenase (acetyl-transferring) E1 component subunit alpha, translated to MNILQSEMNPIKSKIRRQNDLLGLSTEILLKWYDEMLLIRRFEEKCAQLYGMGKIGGFCHLYNGQEAIATGSIGAINSDDYVITAYRDHGLAISKGLDPRRILAELLGKSTGTTKGKGGSMHLFSREKNFLGGHAIVGGHIPLAAGAAFASKYRDEKRVCLCFMGDGATNIGEFHEALNLAALWKLPVIYIIENNKYGMGTAVDRASAVDELHLKAAAYNMRNQVIEEGHNVLKVYQSVQAAVDHARKTYEPSLLEVQTFRYRGHSMSDPIHGHYRTKEEVEAQKKLDPITMFMDILTDADLASEAYFDSAEERIKIIVDDCVAFTENSPEPPLKELYTDVYAE
- a CDS encoding dihydrolipoamide acetyltransferase family protein, with product MATKILMPKLSDTMNEGIILKWLKKEGEKVKQGETLVEIESDKADMELEAYDSGVLRKILVPDGGKAGIGAPIGIIANANEDITGLLSETPSISQQPTNLEATKKEAPTTLSSSPSQLNTLSSVTNGHLKASPLAKRLAIENKIELRSLTGSGPQGRIVKRDIEPLVGGMKTISAKVPSPIIPGGYRDIELSLIRKTIAKRMQESKQTVPHFYVTVEIDMEPAMSFREQLNAATETKISFTDILVKAIASTLMQHPNMNATYLGNTMRQFGEAHIAVAVALDEGLVTPVLRNCEQKTVFQINSELHDLAERARSRKLKPEEYQGATFTISNLGMFGVEDFVAIVNPPEGAILAVGSIVEKPVVKKGQIVVGHTMKVTLSSDHRIIDGAVAARFLHDLKILVEKPIALML
- a CDS encoding pyruvate dehydrogenase complex E1 component subunit beta, with amino-acid sequence MPVVSYREALNQAMDEEMARDERVFLMGEEVAQYNGAYKVSQGLLAKYGPKRIIDTPIAEAGFTGIGIGSAMVGLRPIVEFMSWNFSLIAFDQIVNNAAKMFSMSGGNFNVPIVFRGPGGAAHNLAATHSQALESLYAHFPGLKVVMPSTPRDAKGLLKTAIRDNNPVIFIESEVMYGEKGEIPDGEYTIPFGVGDIVREGKDVTIVSWSKILQHIATKAVNRLAEENISVELIDPRTIKPMDWELIFNSVKKTNRLVIVEEGWPFAGVGAQISHEVSNQCFDYLDAPIERVTQEDVPLPYAHNLEVASLPNIQKVIRAVRKVMYLD
- a CDS encoding T9SS type A sorting domain-containing protein, whose translation is MKNLLTGVFMLLLAVQYSLGQTISYTSDVKPLFDKYGCTNCHGGNGGLFVSPYASLFTTGTHTPVVVAGDTNSVLVKKIKGIAGFGSQMPLGGPVMAASDLQTIIQWIKDGAPEATTSVDELADLMSVHSFNLKQNYPNPFNPITTIEFTLAEDSKVSLKIFDVLGKEAATLVDGELKAGVVHQVTFNASNLSSGIYFYRLDTGKNYLVKKLMLMK
- a CDS encoding choice-of-anchor D domain-containing protein, which codes for MRRIITIFFLLICAFVVFTIHASAQVLIEDFTGTVGTALTSAGWTQSGATTTLPLKIVSAPDVTFTGYVSSGVGDAVLIDTTGQDDYKNFSPDSIGSVYLSFMFNVTKAATGDYFVALSSSLAQTNYYARTFIKSSGAGFVVGVSKSNETATYGTTVFSLNTTYLAVIKYTFVAADSDFISVMILPSGTDITTEPSTAEINAYQDKTKSDTKNLGYITLRQGGVASAPRLFIDGIRIGTSWANSVNGVLEPKVVIAPASIDFGKKDVGVSTTDTITVQNNSVYGTLDITSVSSSDVVFVITPTAATILPKASQKFALTYTPASAVPSSANIVFVSNDPTSPNTVAVSGSGTQAGFSMTPKSLNFGNIFKDSTKTDSIAIANASETAHLVIDSVRSNNTLFTITPTSADIDTSSTTKFAVTFNPIAKGAETGKIVFYHNAPSKQDTLTVEGNGILKEPLFSVTPTAMNLGLLVLGQSKTDSLVVTNIGYDSLIISNVALSNPADTAYTITPTTARLDINASQKFFITFKPTVNGSIPSSFVFFSNVSEVADTVKVVGIGTSSVSIAEARKDLNGDYIADHVATGDTLVCVGIITTPNMGASAGQTSYFIQDSTGGIDVFAYGLSATTYAIGDSVRVIGIVKQYKGLVELSLLVLDDAHFTILKHNAIVPAPKRLSLHQFVTNAENYEGQLIELDDLSKASGTWPAAPSNVSIYVMNASKADTMQMFLDLDANITMAEPIYPINVVGFVSQYSSSTPPNNGYEICPRDTNDITKTPPPPIIVVDGIKDDFYNTLTGPSNGYLQIRSSAYNANGAPRNDADLSAKVWTAWDTTWFYLYAEVKDDTLSGNSPNIWEEDEMEMTFDPQAKDSVRNSCWQARFTALGKATPGVIQADSLNIITDSTSKQWVRTIIPGGYAFELAMKWSAIGATEKVSVAKDSVFGMSICIHDNDGHARREATIEWAAVMADAVYQTPKYLGTVKFLADNKLQFIATNNMTPWRTNPIKYDGTDAPMSVERMDAVIPTEFSLSQNYPNPFNPSTTIEYALPHRSIVTVKIYSILGQEIATLINGEQSAGHYQTIWNASNMASGMYLLRISAQPIDGDKTSFMQVRKMSLMK
- a CDS encoding Rieske (2Fe-2S) protein — its product is MDRKEFLTTVGIGAVAAICTSCLAACKPLDNPTSPPTNLDFTLNLADPANSALKTNGGYIYKDNIIVARISDGSYVALSSVCTHQGGTVAYEIGANRFHCPNHGSNFATDGSVINGPAGSPLVTYKTSLLDATSLRVFS